From Rutidosis leptorrhynchoides isolate AG116_Rl617_1_P2 chromosome 3, CSIRO_AGI_Rlap_v1, whole genome shotgun sequence, a single genomic window includes:
- the LOC139900999 gene encoding uncharacterized protein — MIVITIDQNAIEERLLPSLSPSTWWENFIPKKVNVFMWKFRLDRLLLRINLATRGINVASIQCHVCNNQLESMDHLFFVCETANNLWSRIKVWIDIDMPSCSSWYDWWQWFENIDQRHRKKEKIYAIGTATLWLLWRFL, encoded by the exons ATGATTGTGATAAC gattgatcagaaTGCAATCGAAGAAAGATTACTTCCTTCTCTTTCTCCATCTACATGGTGGGAAAATTTCATTCCTAAGAAGGTCAATGTTTTTATGTGGAAATTCAGGCTTGATCGCCTTCTATTACGCATTAATTTGGCGACTAGAGGTATCAATGTGGCTTCTATACAATGCCATGTTTGCAATAACCAACTTGAATCTATGGATCATCTATTCTTTGTTTGTGAGACTGCCAACAATCTATGGTCACGAATTAAAGTGTGGATTGATATCGATATGCCATCTTGTTCATCATGGTATGATTGGTGGCAATGGTTCGAAAATATTGATCAACGACATCGGAAGAAGGAAAAGATCTATGCAATCGGGACGGCTACTTTATGGCTTCTTTGGAGAttcctgtga